The Gordonia sp. KTR9 genome contains a region encoding:
- a CDS encoding LysR family transcriptional regulator, producing MARQAEGALRGFTLQQLRYFVEVAAEGSISAAADTLYVAQPTMSAALKDLESRLGRSLFVRSNRGVTLTDDGAEFLGYARQVVEQAELLEQRYLGRGPSRRLLAVSTQHYSFVVDAFARMVKASDAAEYAFSLRETRTWDIIEDVRTLRSEVGVLYRNSFNANVINKLLREAGLTFTPLFFTTPHIFIARTNPLAGKESVTLEDLEDLPRLTFDQGVNNSFYLAEEILSTRSSKQDIRVSDRATIFNLMIGLGGYTISTGIISDDLDPSIVAVPLDVDERIEIGWIRHGSVSLTAQAERFVAEMRDVVSSFGVDLLT from the coding sequence ATGGCACGGCAGGCTGAGGGCGCGCTACGTGGATTCACCCTGCAGCAATTGCGCTACTTCGTGGAGGTGGCAGCGGAGGGCTCGATCAGTGCCGCTGCGGACACGCTCTACGTGGCTCAACCGACCATGTCCGCGGCGCTCAAGGACCTCGAAAGTCGGCTTGGACGTTCATTGTTCGTCCGTTCGAACCGGGGAGTCACCCTCACCGACGACGGGGCGGAGTTTCTCGGCTACGCGCGCCAGGTCGTCGAGCAAGCGGAGCTGCTGGAACAGCGCTATCTCGGGCGCGGTCCCTCGCGCCGGCTCCTTGCCGTATCCACTCAGCATTATTCGTTCGTCGTTGACGCCTTTGCTCGCATGGTGAAAGCCTCTGACGCCGCCGAGTACGCGTTCAGTCTTCGGGAGACCCGGACGTGGGACATCATTGAAGATGTCCGCACTCTGCGGAGTGAGGTCGGCGTGCTCTATCGCAACAGTTTCAACGCGAACGTGATCAATAAGCTGCTCCGCGAAGCGGGTCTGACCTTTACGCCGCTGTTCTTCACGACACCGCACATCTTCATCGCCCGCACGAACCCCCTAGCCGGGAAAGAGAGTGTCACGCTGGAGGATCTCGAAGACCTGCCGCGGCTCACGTTCGACCAGGGCGTGAACAACTCGTTCTATCTCGCCGAAGAGATCCTCTCCACGCGTTCATCGAAGCAAGACATCCGCGTGAGCGACCGAGCGACCATCTTCAACCTGATGATCGGTCTCGGCGGTTACACCATCTCGACCGGCATCATCTCCGACGATCTGGATCCGTCGATTGTCGCTGTCCCACTCGACGTGGACGAACGCATCGAGATCGGTTGGATCAGGCATGGGTCGGTCTCATTGACCGCCCAGGCGGAGCGGTTCGTGGCGGAGATGCGCGACGTGGTCTCGAGCTTCGGAGTCGATCTACTGACATAG